The proteins below come from a single Lonchura striata isolate bLonStr1 chromosome 10, bLonStr1.mat, whole genome shotgun sequence genomic window:
- the DIPK2A gene encoding divergent protein kinase domain 2A isoform X2 — protein MVAVNYVGEELWSYFNAPWEKRVDLAWQLMEIAEQLTNNDFEFALYLLDVSFDNFAVGPRDGKVIIVDAENVLVADKRLIRQNKPENWDVWYESKFDDCDKEACLSFSKEILCARVTVDHNYYAICQNLLSRHATWRGTSGGLLHDPPAEIAKEGRLEALLDECANPKKRYGRFQAAKELREYLAQLSNNVR, from the exons ATGGTGGCTGTCAACTATGTGGGAGAAGAGCTGTGGAGTTACTTCAATGCACCATGGGAGAAACGAGTGGATCTGGCCTGGCAATTAATGGAAATAGCTGAGCAGCTGACAAATAATGACTTTGAATTTGCACTCTACCTCCTTGATGTCAGCTTCGACAACTTTGCAGTGGGACCAAGAGATGGGAAAGTTATCATTGTAGATGCAGAAAACGTTCTGGTAGCAGACAAAAGGTTAATCAGACAGA ATAAACCTGAGAACTGGGACGTGTGGTACGAAAGCAAGTTTGATGACTGTGATAAAGAAGCTTGTCTGTCCTTCTCTAAAGAGATTCTTTGTGCTCGTGTCACTGTGGACCACAACTATTATGCCATTTGTCAGAACCTTTTGTCCAGACATGCCACGTGGCGGGGCACCTCGGGGGGGCTCCTGCACGACCCCCCAGCTGAGATTGCCAAAGAGGGGCGCCTGGAGGCCCTGCTGGATGAGTGTGCCAACCCAAAGAAGAGATACGGCCGATTCCAGGCTGCCAAGGAACTCCGGGAATACCTTGCACAACTCAGTAACAATGTGAGGTAG